A genomic stretch from Chitinophaga agri includes:
- a CDS encoding sensor histidine kinase — protein sequence MFKRISRYWWCQILGWTAYAVVNLFFAYSFAGSLGSYFLINLLLIMFFGILATHVLRSIIKRLNWFQYSFESQMLLFFALTVSSGVIIYVGNTIAGNLYRYSWQQRALTDQTTLTFLLPIFLITSIWWLIYFVWHYIERSRNSQVDKLKLESTVKELELKTIKSQLNPHFIFNALNSIRALVDENPQRARTAITELSNILRSSMQVEKAETVNLENELDIVKDYLALETIRFEERLKVQYDIDPETLELPIPPMMLQTLVENAIKHGISRTINGGTVIIGSHVKDMQHQITIENTGQIGGEATTGHGFGLQSTRQRLSLLYGNKASFNIYNKNGETVEAIVLMPLF from the coding sequence ATGTTTAAACGAATATCAAGATATTGGTGGTGTCAGATCCTTGGATGGACGGCGTACGCAGTAGTCAACCTCTTTTTTGCCTATTCCTTTGCCGGTTCTCTGGGGTCGTATTTCCTGATAAACCTGCTGCTGATCATGTTTTTCGGTATACTGGCCACTCATGTGCTCCGTAGTATTATCAAAAGGCTGAACTGGTTCCAGTACAGTTTTGAGAGCCAGATGCTGCTTTTTTTCGCACTTACTGTCAGTTCAGGTGTTATTATTTATGTGGGAAATACCATCGCTGGTAATCTTTACAGGTATTCCTGGCAGCAAAGGGCCCTGACCGATCAGACGACGCTGACCTTCCTGCTACCAATATTTCTGATCACCTCCATCTGGTGGCTGATTTACTTCGTATGGCATTATATAGAGCGAAGCAGGAATAGCCAGGTGGATAAGCTTAAACTGGAAAGTACCGTAAAGGAGCTGGAGCTGAAAACGATCAAATCGCAGCTGAACCCTCATTTTATTTTCAATGCCCTGAACAGTATCCGGGCACTGGTAGATGAGAACCCCCAGCGGGCAAGGACAGCCATCACAGAGCTTTCTAATATACTCAGGAGCTCTATGCAGGTGGAAAAAGCCGAAACAGTGAACCTGGAAAATGAGTTGGATATAGTAAAAGATTACCTTGCATTAGAGACCATCCGGTTTGAAGAACGCCTGAAGGTACAGTACGATATAGATCCGGAAACACTGGAACTGCCTATTCCCCCCATGATGTTACAAACGTTAGTGGAAAATGCCATTAAACATGGTATTTCCAGGACAATCAACGGGGGAACAGTGATCATCGGCTCTCATGTGAAGGATATGCAACACCAGATCACCATTGAGAACACAGGACAGATCGGCGGGGAAGCAACGACCGGACATGGTTTCGGTCTGCAGAGTACACGACAAAGGTTGAGTCTCCTGTATGGCAACAAGGCATCTTTTAATATTTATAATAAAAACGGGGAAACGGTAGAAGCCATAGTGCTGATGCCGTTGTTCTAA
- the dxs gene encoding 1-deoxy-D-xylulose-5-phosphate synthase translates to MNITPGPLLGKIETPADLRNLSKEQLHEVSEELRQFIIDVVSVHGGHFAASLGVVELTVAMHYVFNTPYDQLVWDVGHQAYGHKILTGRRDVFHTNRKYHGISGFPKREESEYDTFGVGHSSTSISAALGMAMASKYKGETDRQHIAVIGDGAMTAGMAFEALNHAGVANANVLIILNDNCMSIDPNVGALKEYLTDITTSPTYNKLRDDVWNLLGKLPVGKRFTRDMASKLEAGLKGVVSSSSNLFESLKLRYFGPIDGHNIVKLVDTLQDLKDIPGPKLLHIVTTKGKGYALAEKDQTTWHAPGLFDKITGEIFKKQPEKPQPPKYQDVFGHTIIELAEMNKNIMGITPAMPSGSSLKFMMEKMPDRAFDVGICEQHAVTLSAGLATQGMRVFCNIYSSFFQRAYDQALHDVAIQKLPVTFCLDRAGLVGEDGPTHHGAYDIAYMRCVPNVIISSPMNEEELRNLMYTSQLAEQQYPFIIRYPRGQGVMPDWKQPFREIKIGTGRKVRSGKDIAILSLGHPGNFVTEACKELMADGLQPAHYDMRFVKPLDEAMLHEIFSQFDKIVTVEDAAVTGGFGSAILEFMAAHGYKADVRMLGIPDRIVEHGKPEELHRECGYDAAGIAAAARAMLKEKITVTA, encoded by the coding sequence ATGAATATTACGCCGGGCCCTCTTTTGGGCAAGATCGAAACCCCTGCTGACCTGCGGAATCTCAGTAAAGAGCAACTGCATGAAGTAAGTGAAGAACTCCGCCAGTTCATTATTGATGTTGTCAGTGTGCACGGTGGCCATTTTGCGGCCAGCCTTGGAGTCGTAGAACTGACTGTCGCAATGCACTATGTATTTAACACCCCTTACGACCAACTGGTGTGGGACGTCGGTCACCAGGCGTATGGCCATAAAATTCTTACAGGCAGAAGGGACGTTTTCCATACCAACAGAAAATATCACGGTATCAGTGGTTTCCCGAAAAGAGAGGAAAGTGAGTACGACACCTTCGGTGTAGGTCACTCTTCTACCTCTATTTCAGCGGCGCTGGGTATGGCAATGGCCTCCAAATACAAGGGCGAGACTGACCGTCAGCACATTGCCGTAATTGGTGATGGAGCCATGACAGCCGGTATGGCGTTCGAAGCCCTCAACCATGCGGGTGTGGCTAACGCCAATGTGCTGATCATTCTCAATGACAACTGCATGTCCATTGACCCGAATGTAGGCGCGCTTAAAGAGTACCTGACAGATATTACAACTTCTCCGACCTATAACAAGCTGCGTGACGATGTGTGGAACCTGCTCGGCAAACTGCCGGTGGGCAAACGCTTTACCCGTGATATGGCTTCCAAACTGGAAGCTGGTCTAAAGGGTGTCGTTTCCAGCTCCAGCAACCTGTTTGAGTCGCTGAAACTCCGTTATTTCGGCCCGATTGATGGTCATAATATCGTGAAACTTGTCGATACCCTGCAGGACCTGAAAGATATTCCCGGCCCGAAACTGCTCCATATCGTAACTACCAAAGGGAAAGGGTATGCTCTGGCAGAAAAGGACCAGACGACCTGGCATGCACCAGGCCTGTTTGATAAAATCACTGGTGAGATCTTCAAGAAACAGCCGGAGAAACCACAGCCTCCTAAATACCAGGATGTCTTTGGTCACACCATTATTGAACTGGCAGAGATGAATAAGAACATCATGGGAATTACACCTGCGATGCCTTCCGGTTCCTCTCTAAAATTCATGATGGAAAAAATGCCTGACCGCGCTTTTGACGTGGGTATCTGTGAACAGCATGCGGTAACCCTCTCTGCCGGTTTAGCGACACAGGGTATGCGCGTATTCTGTAACATTTACTCTTCCTTCTTCCAGCGTGCTTATGACCAGGCATTACATGATGTAGCGATACAGAAGCTGCCGGTTACCTTCTGCCTGGACCGTGCAGGTCTGGTAGGAGAGGACGGTCCTACACACCATGGTGCTTATGACATCGCTTATATGCGTTGTGTGCCTAATGTGATCATCAGTTCGCCGATGAACGAAGAGGAACTCCGCAACCTTATGTATACCTCCCAGCTGGCAGAACAGCAATATCCATTTATCATCCGTTATCCGAGAGGACAAGGTGTAATGCCTGACTGGAAACAGCCTTTCCGTGAGATCAAGATAGGCACAGGTCGTAAAGTACGCAGCGGAAAAGATATCGCTATCCTTTCCCTGGGCCATCCGGGCAACTTTGTTACAGAAGCCTGCAAAGAACTGATGGCTGATGGACTGCAACCTGCTCACTATGATATGCGTTTTGTAAAACCACTGGACGAAGCCATGCTGCATGAGATATTCAGTCAGTTTGACAAGATCGTTACTGTGGAAGATGCAGCAGTTACCGGTGGGTTTGGTAGCGCTATCCTGGAATTTATGGCGGCTCATGGCTACAAAGCCGATGTACGCATGCTGGGTATTCCTGACCGTATCGTTGAACATGGTAAACCGGAAGAACTGCACCGCGAGTGTGGTTATGATGCTGCAGGTATTGCGGCAGCAGCACGGGCCATGCTGAAAGAAAAGATCACCGTTACTGCCTGA
- a CDS encoding ferredoxin--NADP reductase: MDELYVNFRIREVVKETTDTFTYRLETVDGQPLDYQAGQFITFLIYLHGTEYRRSYSFSSAPGIDAYPSVTVREKQNGEISRHILRNWKAGDQLTALLPSGRFTLPGYSTIPRDIFLFGAGSGITPLYAILKDVLHHEPTAHVKLVYSNPSEQRTIFHKQLLELSAQYPDQLHIIHLYSSEPPDHLVRRLSNMSLEPLVQQHLRYNKQDAQFFVCGPPEYMRMALLTLTFMGFEEEQLHKENFVVNTAPQLARIGVPDDTSLKNVTLHLRGGIHTLSVPGNRNILSAALAEGIAIPYSCKGGVCGSCTARCTKGKVWMALNNVLTDKEIEQGFVLTCTGYAASAEVAIEI, encoded by the coding sequence ATGGATGAATTGTATGTAAACTTCCGGATCAGGGAGGTGGTAAAAGAAACAACAGACACATTTACCTACAGACTGGAAACAGTTGACGGGCAACCATTAGACTATCAGGCAGGGCAATTCATTACTTTTCTTATCTACCTGCACGGTACGGAATACAGGAGGTCCTATTCCTTCAGTTCTGCTCCTGGTATTGATGCTTATCCATCGGTAACGGTGAGAGAAAAGCAGAATGGTGAGATCTCCCGTCATATACTGCGCAACTGGAAAGCCGGCGATCAGCTCACTGCCCTTCTTCCTTCCGGACGATTTACCCTTCCGGGATACAGCACTATTCCAAGAGATATATTTCTGTTTGGTGCAGGTAGCGGTATCACGCCATTGTATGCTATTCTGAAAGATGTGTTACATCATGAACCTACCGCACATGTGAAACTGGTATACAGTAACCCATCGGAGCAGCGTACTATCTTCCATAAACAACTACTGGAGCTGTCAGCACAGTATCCCGACCAGCTGCATATCATTCATCTTTATAGTAGCGAACCGCCTGATCACCTGGTACGCAGGCTCAGTAATATGTCGCTCGAGCCACTGGTACAACAGCATCTGCGTTATAATAAACAGGATGCTCAGTTCTTCGTATGCGGCCCTCCTGAATATATGCGTATGGCGCTCTTAACGCTCACTTTTATGGGCTTTGAAGAGGAACAGCTGCATAAGGAGAACTTTGTTGTAAATACAGCCCCGCAGCTGGCAAGAATAGGCGTCCCTGATGATACGTCCCTGAAGAATGTAACATTACATTTGCGTGGAGGAATACATACGCTCTCTGTTCCCGGCAACCGCAACATACTTTCTGCTGCGCTTGCCGAAGGCATAGCGATACCATACAGCTGTAAAGGCGGTGTTTGTGGCTCCTGCACGGCACGATGTACAAAAGGTAAAGTGTGGATGGCCCTGAATAATGTGTTAACGGACAAAGAAATTGAGCAGGGTTTCGTCCTCACCTGCACCGGTTATGCAGCCAGCGCGGAGGTAGCAATTGAGATCTGA
- a CDS encoding Dps family protein, with product MSTATTNIGLEKKTSKELAAKLNVLLATYQLFYMNVRGFHWNIRGDKFFTLHVKFEELYTDALTKIDEIAERILTLGFTPTHAFSDYIEQSVIAEVKNEGKDIACVQHVLSGLQSLIEIEREVSALSDEVGDDGTNDLITTYIREQEKIVWMYNAYLR from the coding sequence ATGAGTACTGCAACTACGAACATCGGTCTTGAGAAAAAAACATCCAAAGAGCTGGCTGCAAAGCTGAATGTGCTGCTCGCAACATATCAGTTGTTTTATATGAATGTGCGCGGGTTTCACTGGAATATACGTGGTGACAAGTTCTTCACATTGCATGTGAAATTTGAAGAGCTGTATACAGATGCGCTGACAAAGATTGACGAAATAGCTGAAAGGATACTAACATTAGGTTTCACACCTACACATGCTTTCTCTGACTATATTGAACAATCTGTTATTGCAGAAGTGAAGAATGAAGGTAAAGATATCGCTTGTGTACAGCATGTGCTTTCGGGGCTGCAGTCATTAATAGAGATCGAAAGAGAAGTCTCTGCACTGAGTGATGAAGTAGGTGATGATGGTACCAATGATCTGATCACTACCTACATCCGTGAACAGGAAAAAATAGTATGGATGTATAATGCATATCTGAGATAA
- a CDS encoding pirin family protein: MEKIIHRADTRSFSNHGWLQSYHTFSFAGYYNPERIHFGALRVLNDDIVKGGMGFGTHPHDNMEIVSIPLSGSLEHRDNTGRHEIIRSNEVQIMSAGSGIAHSEFNASKTDPVNFLQIWVFPKLRNITPRYQQKAFDLADRQNKLQVVVSPEADSDALLINQDAWFSLGHFDEGQSVEITPKMAQQGTYLFVLDGEVEVAGEVLKRRDAIGLSNYDSTTIKALKAADFLLIDVPMS, translated from the coding sequence ATGGAAAAAATCATTCACAGGGCCGATACCCGTAGCTTTTCCAATCATGGCTGGTTGCAGAGTTATCATACATTCAGCTTCGCAGGTTATTACAATCCGGAACGTATTCATTTCGGTGCATTACGTGTACTCAACGACGATATAGTTAAAGGTGGAATGGGCTTTGGTACTCATCCGCATGATAATATGGAGATAGTATCCATCCCACTAAGTGGTTCTTTAGAACACCGTGATAACACAGGCAGGCACGAGATCATCCGCAGTAATGAAGTGCAGATCATGAGCGCCGGCAGTGGTATTGCTCACTCAGAATTTAACGCCTCTAAAACAGATCCTGTTAACTTCCTGCAGATATGGGTCTTCCCCAAATTACGTAACATTACTCCGCGCTATCAGCAGAAGGCATTTGATCTCGCCGACAGGCAAAATAAACTGCAGGTAGTTGTATCTCCCGAAGCAGATAGTGATGCGCTGTTGATCAACCAGGACGCCTGGTTCTCTCTTGGTCATTTTGATGAGGGACAAAGTGTGGAGATCACGCCTAAAATGGCACAGCAGGGTACCTATCTTTTTGTGCTGGACGGTGAAGTGGAAGTGGCAGGTGAAGTGCTGAAACGCCGCGATGCTATTGGGCTAAGCAATTACGATAGCACCACTATCAAAGCACTTAAAGCGGCAGACTTTTTGTTGATTGACGTACCGATGAGTTAA
- a CDS encoding OsmC family protein gives MKRTASANWKGTGKDGNGTVSSQSGVLNNTAYSYKSRFEDGTGTNPEELIAAAHSGCFTMKLSFLLSGAGFTPENIDTKATITLENGAITSSHLELKATVPGLDKDKFLELAEEARTNCPISKLLNTEITLDAELV, from the coding sequence ATGAAAAGAACTGCATCCGCTAACTGGAAAGGTACTGGCAAAGATGGAAATGGTACAGTAAGCTCACAGTCTGGTGTACTGAATAATACAGCTTATTCCTACAAAAGCCGTTTCGAAGATGGTACCGGTACTAATCCTGAGGAGCTGATAGCAGCTGCGCATTCTGGTTGCTTTACCATGAAGCTCAGCTTTCTGCTTTCAGGCGCTGGTTTTACTCCTGAGAATATCGACACTAAAGCTACCATTACATTGGAAAATGGAGCGATCACCAGCAGCCACCTGGAGCTGAAAGCCACTGTTCCTGGTCTGGATAAGGATAAATTCCTTGAGCTGGCAGAAGAAGCAAGAACTAACTGCCCGATTTCAAAACTGCTGAATACTGAGATTACACTGGACGCTGAGCTGGTATAA
- a CDS encoding YceI family protein — MAIWKIDSTHSDVEFKIRHLMITNVTGYFGKYDGTVESSSDDFTDAKISFEADVDSITTKNEQRDQHLQAEDFFHAAQYPKITFVSTGVKKVDDENYKITGDLTLRGVTKPVELAVEFSGIVKDPYGQTKAGFEIKGKVNRKDFGVSFNAVTDNGGLMLGEEVKLQASVQLVKQA; from the coding sequence ATGGCAATCTGGAAAATCGACTCAACTCACAGCGATGTAGAATTCAAGATCAGACACCTGATGATCACTAACGTGACCGGATACTTTGGTAAATACGATGGTACTGTAGAAAGCAGCAGCGATGATTTCACTGACGCTAAGATCTCTTTTGAAGCAGATGTAGACAGTATCACGACTAAGAACGAACAGCGCGACCAGCACTTACAGGCTGAAGATTTCTTCCACGCTGCTCAGTATCCAAAGATCACCTTTGTTTCTACCGGTGTGAAGAAAGTAGACGATGAGAATTATAAAATTACTGGTGACCTGACGCTGCGTGGTGTTACTAAACCGGTAGAACTGGCAGTAGAATTTAGCGGTATCGTAAAAGATCCATATGGTCAGACGAAAGCTGGCTTTGAGATAAAAGGTAAAGTTAACAGAAAGGATTTCGGAGTTTCATTTAACGCTGTAACCGACAATGGCGGTTTGATGCTGGGTGAAGAGGTGAAGTTACAGGCGAGTGTACAGCTGGTGAAACAGGCTTAG
- a CDS encoding helix-turn-helix domain-containing protein yields MSDKRGHIEIVSLPRYAQADPKFMVSGLCELGDGFLASNGVPHRHDFYTVYWIKKGQLINTIDTVTHAVKKNTLFFLAPGQVHTMDFSDRIEGYMIAFQDAFMCLKDQAATLMGINSSLFFNNQFSSVITLTQEQEKDFEMVVHMMMKEVQQQEAEYETAFHGLLRYFLVLASRIKGSSMLAAPEQHATHNSSLFLQFKNLIEEQYTTLKNVSDYAGILHIKPVLLNEISKQLSGITAGEHIRNRVILEAQRYLYNTDLSAKEIAYKLGFEDPHYFSRFFKKYTNQTPSEFKDASKANA; encoded by the coding sequence ATGAGTGATAAACGTGGCCATATAGAAATAGTGTCTTTACCGAGGTATGCACAGGCAGACCCGAAATTCATGGTGTCCGGACTGTGTGAGCTGGGGGATGGGTTCTTAGCCAGCAATGGTGTTCCACACCGACATGACTTTTATACTGTTTACTGGATAAAAAAAGGGCAACTGATCAATACCATTGATACGGTAACCCATGCTGTAAAGAAAAATACCCTGTTTTTCCTGGCGCCGGGGCAGGTTCATACCATGGATTTCAGCGACAGGATCGAAGGATACATGATCGCTTTTCAGGATGCGTTTATGTGTTTGAAAGACCAGGCGGCTACCCTGATGGGAATCAACTCTTCTCTTTTCTTCAACAACCAGTTCAGCAGTGTCATCACGCTTACACAGGAACAGGAGAAAGACTTTGAGATGGTCGTGCACATGATGATGAAAGAGGTACAGCAGCAGGAGGCAGAGTACGAAACTGCTTTTCACGGTCTGTTACGCTATTTCCTGGTACTGGCATCCCGCATTAAGGGTAGCAGTATGCTGGCAGCGCCTGAGCAGCATGCTACACATAATAGCTCGCTTTTCCTCCAGTTTAAGAACCTGATAGAGGAACAGTATACCACCCTGAAAAATGTGTCAGATTATGCCGGTATCCTCCATATAAAGCCGGTTTTACTGAACGAGATCAGTAAGCAGTTGTCTGGTATCACGGCTGGAGAACACATTCGTAACCGCGTCATACTGGAAGCACAACGCTATTTATATAATACAGACCTCTCCGCTAAGGAGATTGCCTATAAACTCGGCTTCGAAGACCCCCACTATTTCAGCCGTTTCTTTAAAAAGTACACCAATCAGACCCCTTCTGAGTTTAAAGACGCCTCCAAGGCAAATGCCTGA
- a CDS encoding segregation and condensation protein A, translating to MNDNSYKIKLPQFEGPFDLLLFFIERDELDIYNIPITTITNDFLDYIHHLESLNIELASEFILFVSTLMRIKAKMLLPRKELDEQGVEIDPRQELIDKILEYKRFKQAAVELAEREAERMLQIKRGNIAKELASIGESTSEGTEIQTLTLFKLTQTFEKVMQRVKQRENKPQHVVYKYEYTMESSREYMLDLASREKTLSFEKIFDLCQDRVHAIFLFLGMLELVQMKYMGIMVGEGRNNFIIDYIEPEDREVEVAGTLE from the coding sequence ATGAATGACAACTCCTACAAGATAAAATTACCCCAGTTTGAGGGGCCGTTTGACCTGCTCCTCTTCTTTATTGAGAGAGATGAGCTGGACATCTATAATATCCCCATTACCACTATTACCAACGATTTCCTTGATTATATCCACCATCTGGAGTCGCTCAATATTGAGCTGGCAAGCGAATTTATATTGTTCGTCTCTACCCTGATGCGTATCAAGGCTAAGATGCTGTTGCCCCGTAAGGAGCTGGATGAACAGGGGGTAGAAATAGATCCGCGGCAGGAGTTAATTGATAAAATATTAGAATACAAACGTTTCAAGCAGGCAGCGGTGGAACTCGCAGAACGCGAGGCCGAACGTATGTTGCAGATCAAACGTGGTAATATAGCCAAAGAGCTCGCCAGTATCGGAGAGTCGACCAGCGAGGGTACTGAGATACAGACACTGACGCTTTTTAAGCTGACCCAGACCTTTGAAAAGGTTATGCAACGGGTAAAACAACGGGAGAACAAACCTCAGCACGTCGTATATAAATACGAATATACTATGGAGAGCTCCCGTGAATATATGCTGGACCTTGCCAGCAGAGAGAAGACGCTTTCATTTGAAAAGATCTTTGATCTCTGCCAGGACAGGGTGCACGCCATCTTCCTTTTCCTGGGGATGCTGGAGCTTGTACAGATGAAATACATGGGCATCATGGTAGGAGAAGGCAGAAATAACTTTATAATTGATTACATAGAACCTGAAGACCGGGAGGTTGAAGTTGCCGGTACCCTGGAATGA